The genomic stretch TCTTGTGAACCGATGGCGTGGGGTAATAGGACTCTTTACATTCGGGACAGATCTTCCTGAGGAGTCTCTGGCCGATAACACAACTCACGGAAGACGTCACAAGGAAAGGTTCTATTCCCATCTCCACAAGCCTGGTCACGGCGCTTGCCGCGTCATTCGTGTGGAGCGTCGAGAGCACAAGGTGCCCCGTGAGTGCCGCATGGACTGCCATGGTCGCCGTTTCCCGGTCGCGAATCTCGCCGACCATGATGATATCAGGGTCCTGCCTGAGGATGGAGCGAAGCCCGCTGTCAAAGGTCATTCCGGCACGGGGGTTGACCTGTGCCTGGGCGAGACCATCCAGGGTGTATTCGACGGGGTCCTCTATGGTGATGATGTTCTTTTCCACGGCGTTGATGAAGTTGAGAATCGAGTAAAGCGTTGTCGATTTACCGCTGCCGGTGGGGCCCGTGGAAAGGATAAAACCATAGGGCCTCCTGAGCACGCTCTTTATCTTTTCCTTGTCGTCCCTCAAAAACCCCAGGTTGTCGATGCCATAGAGGGCAGTGCTCTTGTCGAGAAGACGGAGAACCACCTTTTCGCCGTGGATGGTGGGAAAGGTGGAAACCCTGACGCCCACCTCACGGGATGATTCCCGGATATTGAACCTGCCGTCCTGGGGCGTTCTGGTCCTGGCGATGTCAATACCGGCGAGGATCTTGATCCTGGATACTATGGGCAGGAACATCTTTTTGTCGGGACTGGGTATCTCGTGAAGCCTGCCGTCCACCCTCATTCTCACCCTCATAGTGTTCTTGGAGGGCTCCACGTGGATGTCGCTCGCATTGTCGGCAAGAGCCTGGGCCAGGAGGCTGTTCACAAAACGGACGACAGGCTCTTCCTCTATGAGGTCTACCGAGATCCGCTCATCTTCCTCATCATCCTTTTCATCCCTTTCGAGGGTCAATTCCTGTTCCCGAATCCTGTCCAGGGTTTCTTCAACAATTGTCTTGAGACCGTAGTACTTTTCGAGCGCCTGTTTCAGCTCATCCTCGGCGACGATGAGCGGCTCTATCTCCATTTTGACCATTCGCGCCACGTTGTCCATGGCATCGATGTCGAGAGGGTCGACCATGGCCAGCTTAAGGACGTTATGCCTTCGCATGACAGGGATAAGCATGGAGTTCTTGGCAATGTCGGACGTGATCAGCGAGACAACGTCCTCGGGGATCTCCAGCTCTTTCAGGTCAACAATGGGAATATTGAGCTGTTTGCTGACGGTATCGATGATCTCCTTCTCGGAGAGCATCCCGAGCTTGACGATAACCTTGCCGAGTTTGTTACCGTATTTCTTCTGTTCCGTGAGGGCGCGAAGAAGATCTTTTTCCGTCAGCTTTTTCGCATCCAGAAGAAGCTCCCCAAGCCTTTTGCGTATCCGAGCCATTACTTTTTGCCTTCCAGATATTTCAGTCTTTCCAAAACTCCATTTCTCTGTGCGTCAGATGGCTTTGCCAGGCTGAGATACTGCCTGTAGTACTTTACGGCTTCTCCTGTCTGGCCCAAATTGTCCTTGATGACAGCGGAGGAGAGAAGGAGAAGCGGGTCTTTCGGGTTCTTCTTGATCGGCGTCTCCATGATCTTGTCTGCGTCCTGAAATCTGCCCTGCGCCCGTAGGACCGCGCAGAGGTTCATATAGGGCTCGAGTCCGTTCGGGTCGAGGGAGATGGCCTTGCGGAAATACTCCTCCGCCAGTTGGGGCTGCCCATCGGACATCATAACTAGCCCGATGTTGTTGTACGCCTTCGGATAGTTGGCCTCGTATTCGAGAATTTTCTTGAAATAGGAGAGGGCCTCCTTCTTGTTGCCACGCGATGCCGCGATGACGCCCAAGTTGTTGAGAGATTCCACGTGATTCGGCCTTCTGGCGAGAATATCGTTGAATATCCTAGAGCCATCACCCGTCTGACCGGAGTTTATTGCCCTGAGGGCTTCGTTGAATTGCGCGTCTATCCTTTCATCGTCAGTCCTTCGTATCCTCGTCCGCCGAATGGGCTCCTCATCTGGTTCCTCCCGGTCCTTCGTGTGGCTGCCGGCGACTACCCGAGGAT from Syntrophorhabdaceae bacterium encodes the following:
- a CDS encoding ATPase, T2SS/T4P/T4SS family; the encoded protein is MARIRKRLGELLLDAKKLTEKDLLRALTEQKKYGNKLGKVIVKLGMLSEKEIIDTVSKQLNIPIVDLKELEIPEDVVSLITSDIAKNSMLIPVMRRHNVLKLAMVDPLDIDAMDNVARMVKMEIEPLIVAEDELKQALEKYYGLKTIVEETLDRIREQELTLERDEKDDEEDERISVDLIEEEPVVRFVNSLLAQALADNASDIHVEPSKNTMRVRMRVDGRLHEIPSPDKKMFLPIVSRIKILAGIDIARTRTPQDGRFNIRESSREVGVRVSTFPTIHGEKVVLRLLDKSTALYGIDNLGFLRDDKEKIKSVLRRPYGFILSTGPTGSGKSTTLYSILNFINAVEKNIITIEDPVEYTLDGLAQAQVNPRAGMTFDSGLRSILRQDPDIIMVGEIRDRETATMAVHAALTGHLVLSTLHTNDAASAVTRLVEMGIEPFLVTSSVSCVIGQRLLRKICPECKESYYPTPSVHKTFQIREDVLLYRGKGCPACKYKGYRGRTGVYEVLVMDDELRELIISKAPSEVLKKRAHEKGMRVMRDDAIMKVLFGTTTLEEALNVVQEE
- a CDS encoding tetratricopeptide repeat protein is translated as MSIIHDALKKAQEQRKGSGAGSPLGDSQPEAKKKPSAVLIAVVLAVAVAVVAYLYIPAFHRGKAPPPQQPKIPVSSPAGVAKTPAAAQSAPDPEPQPQTVRTAAVAVKPQPATEANETGLARQQSAPAKKQMAERDATKAPRGLKPAVSGTKPLPPSLVDAQGAPTTRHPRVVAGSHTKDREEPDEEPIRRTRIRRTDDERIDAQFNEALRAINSGQTGDGSRIFNDILARRPNHVESLNNLGVIAASRGNKKEALSYFKKILEYEANYPKAYNNIGLVMMSDGQPQLAEEYFRKAISLDPNGLEPYMNLCAVLRAQGRFQDADKIMETPIKKNPKDPLLLLSSAVIKDNLGQTGEAVKYYRQYLSLAKPSDAQRNGVLERLKYLEGKK